One segment of Bacteroidales bacterium DNA contains the following:
- a CDS encoding DUF1080 domain-containing protein — protein MKRFIVVLGLIALMIMGSQVFYSCKPTGKNADTVKADTTPVDTNNYLTEEEKAQGFTLIFDGKTTNGWRGYEKTAFPDSGWAVDSGMLRVVGSGKGEAGGAGGDIIYDKKFKDFDLKLEWKISKGGNSGIFYLAQELPNEPVWKSAPEMQILDNVNHLDANLGKNGNRKAGSLYDLIPAVPQNAKPYGQWNQVEIMVYQGTVVHKQNGETVLEYHIGTPDWDKMIKESKFKEFKEFGKYIEGYIALQDHGNDVWFRNIKIRPL, from the coding sequence ATGAAACGTTTTATCGTTGTATTAGGCCTGATCGCCCTGATGATTATGGGCAGCCAGGTATTCTATTCATGTAAACCGACCGGTAAGAATGCCGATACCGTAAAGGCAGACACCACACCTGTTGATACCAACAATTATCTTACTGAAGAAGAAAAAGCACAGGGTTTCACCCTGATCTTCGACGGCAAGACTACAAATGGCTGGCGTGGTTATGAGAAAACTGCTTTCCCCGATTCAGGATGGGCAGTTGACAGCGGTATGCTTCGCGTGGTTGGCTCCGGAAAAGGTGAAGCCGGCGGTGCTGGTGGAGATATCATCTATGACAAGAAGTTTAAAGATTTCGATCTTAAACTCGAGTGGAAGATATCAAAAGGCGGTAACAGCGGTATTTTCTACCTTGCACAGGAACTGCCCAATGAACCGGTATGGAAATCGGCTCCTGAAATGCAGATCCTGGACAATGTTAACCATCTGGATGCAAACCTCGGAAAGAACGGAAACCGTAAAGCAGGTTCGCTTTATGACCTTATTCCGGCTGTTCCTCAGAATGCAAAACCTTATGGCCAGTGGAACCAGGTTGAGATCATGGTATACCAGGGAACTGTTGTGCATAAACAGAATGGTGAAACCGTTCTTGAATATCACATCGGCACACCCGATTGGGATAAGATGATCAAAGAAAGCAAATTCAAGGAATTCAAAGAATTCGGAAAATACATTGAGGGTTATATCGCCCTCCAGGACCATGGCAATGATGTATGGTTCAGGAATATAAAGATCAGGCCCCTCTAA
- a CDS encoding Gfo/Idh/MocA family oxidoreductase has protein sequence MNEEKKSGISRRAFLGNTAMAAAAFTIVPSHVVSGLGHRAPSDKLNIAAVGIGGMGNSNIQAVAPTENMVALCDVDWDYSAGVFKAFPNAKRYWDWRVMFDEMKDSIDAVIVATADHTHAIIAATAMTLGKHVYVQKPLTHSVYESRLLTKLADKYKVATQMGNQGSSGEGVRQTCEWIWAGEIGEVKKVEAFTDRPIWPQGLNRPSQGQWVPETLNWDLFIGPAPMRPYNAIYHPWNWRGWWDFGTGALGDMACHILHPVFKGLRLGYPTRVQGNSTLLLTDCAPNAQNVEFVFPARTPLKTDKIKFPEVEVTWSDGGIKPMLPKGWPAGRDMNDNGGGVLFHGTKDTLVCGCYGKDPWLLSGRVPTTPKTLRRVDVSHEMDWVNACKQTPETRVQLSSPFSEAGPFNEMVVMGVLAVRLQGLNKELEWDGVNMQFTNLKDDDKVRICIEDNFSVHNGHPTFNKKWTDPMPAKAFAAELIKHTYRNGWNLPAMPA, from the coding sequence ATGAACGAAGAAAAAAAATCAGGAATCAGCCGCAGGGCCTTCCTGGGTAATACGGCAATGGCTGCTGCCGCTTTTACTATTGTACCTAGCCATGTAGTGAGCGGTTTAGGTCACAGAGCTCCCAGCGATAAGTTGAACATTGCAGCCGTGGGTATCGGCGGCATGGGTAATTCAAACATTCAGGCTGTAGCTCCCACCGAAAACATGGTAGCCTTGTGCGATGTTGACTGGGATTATTCAGCAGGCGTATTCAAAGCTTTCCCGAATGCAAAAAGATACTGGGACTGGCGCGTGATGTTCGATGAAATGAAAGATTCCATCGATGCAGTTATAGTTGCAACAGCTGACCATACCCATGCCATCATTGCCGCCACTGCAATGACACTTGGCAAACACGTATATGTTCAGAAACCTCTCACCCATTCAGTTTATGAATCACGCCTGCTTACGAAGCTGGCTGATAAATATAAAGTTGCGACACAGATGGGTAACCAGGGAAGCTCAGGCGAAGGCGTAAGGCAGACCTGCGAATGGATCTGGGCTGGTGAAATCGGCGAAGTAAAGAAAGTTGAAGCATTCACCGACCGTCCGATCTGGCCGCAGGGCTTGAACCGTCCTTCACAGGGTCAGTGGGTTCCCGAAACACTTAACTGGGATCTGTTTATCGGCCCCGCTCCGATGCGTCCTTACAATGCAATATATCATCCCTGGAACTGGCGTGGCTGGTGGGATTTTGGTACAGGAGCACTTGGTGATATGGCTTGTCATATTCTCCATCCTGTATTCAAAGGCCTTAGACTTGGCTATCCTACACGCGTACAGGGTAACTCAACCCTGCTTCTGACCGATTGCGCACCGAATGCACAGAATGTAGAGTTTGTATTCCCTGCCCGCACTCCGCTGAAGACCGACAAGATTAAATTTCCCGAAGTAGAAGTAACCTGGTCAGACGGTGGTATTAAACCCATGTTGCCCAAAGGCTGGCCTGCAGGAAGAGATATGAATGACAACGGTGGCGGTGTTCTGTTCCATGGAACAAAAGACACACTGGTTTGCGGTTGCTATGGCAAGGATCCCTGGTTATTATCAGGAAGAGTTCCGACCACTCCGAAAACACTGCGCCGCGTGGATGTAAGTCATGAAATGGATTGGGTAAATGCCTGCAAGCAGACCCCGGAAACCCGTGTTCAGCTTTCATCACCATTCAGCGAAGCAGGTCCTTTCAACGAAATGGTTGTTATGGGTGTTCTCGCTGTTCGCCTCCAGGGTTTGAATAAGGAACTCGAATGGGACGGTGTAAACATGCAGTTTACCAACCTGAAGGATGACGACAAAGTCAGGATCTGTATCGAGGATAACTTCTCGGTTCATAACGGTCACCCCACATTCAACAAGAAATGGACTGACCCGATGCCGGCAAAAGCATTTGCTGCAGAACTGATCAAGCATACCTACAGGAATGGCTGGAACCTGCCTGCAATGCCTGCTTAA
- a CDS encoding Gfo/Idh/MocA family oxidoreductase, translated as MKKDNNQNNSLPNTSSHNIGRRDILKGIAALPVLGAFSYAWIRKNKIDEKYREQMREVVQLTSQPVELAPSLKDGKPIRLGFIGFGIRGKQLMRAAGFPEPSWIDEQKKAAQDNKQNKNYESYMEQEQLPIEINGVCDIFTVYSEAAAQAASNVNREGTGGKMGKAPKQYKTYLELLDAPDIDAVVIAAPDHWHATMAMEAAKRGKHVYCEKPVSKTVPETYELVKTVKENKVVFQLGHQGRQTEAYTKAKEAIEKNVLGKVNLIEVCTNRNDPNGAWVYDIHPQASPATIDWAQFIGPAPAHEFSLERFFRWRCWWDYSTGLNGDLLTHEYDAINQILGLGIPGSVASSGGIYFFKDGRTVPDVLQVVMEFPKHDLSFLYSATLASDRSRGKVMMGHDANMEISDRLVIYADPQSTQYKEKIDSGLIDPKTPIYAFTPGKKGADGFATATEQYFASRGLLYTYRNGKRVDTTHLHIKEWLNCIRAGIQPSCNIDQAFQEGISAHMSTKALLENRRVYWDADKQEIV; from the coding sequence ATGAAAAAGGATAATAATCAAAATAATTCCCTACCCAATACAAGTTCCCATAATATTGGTCGTCGTGATATCTTAAAAGGAATTGCAGCGCTTCCGGTGCTCGGAGCTTTCTCATATGCCTGGATTCGCAAAAATAAAATTGATGAGAAGTACAGGGAGCAGATGCGCGAAGTGGTGCAACTGACTTCACAACCTGTTGAACTGGCTCCCTCTCTAAAAGACGGCAAGCCTATCCGGCTTGGATTCATCGGTTTCGGTATCAGGGGCAAGCAGCTTATGAGGGCCGCCGGATTCCCTGAGCCGTCATGGATTGATGAGCAGAAAAAGGCAGCACAGGATAACAAGCAGAACAAGAATTATGAAAGCTATATGGAGCAGGAACAGCTTCCTATAGAAATCAACGGAGTTTGCGATATATTCACCGTGTATTCAGAAGCAGCTGCCCAGGCGGCCTCCAACGTAAACCGTGAAGGTACAGGCGGGAAAATGGGTAAAGCGCCGAAACAGTACAAGACCTACCTCGAATTACTTGATGCTCCTGATATTGATGCAGTGGTTATTGCCGCTCCCGACCACTGGCATGCCACAATGGCCATGGAAGCAGCAAAAAGAGGAAAGCATGTTTACTGCGAAAAGCCTGTAAGCAAGACCGTTCCTGAAACCTATGAACTGGTAAAAACGGTAAAAGAAAACAAGGTTGTTTTCCAGCTCGGACACCAGGGACGGCAGACCGAAGCTTATACTAAAGCAAAGGAAGCCATTGAAAAGAATGTACTTGGAAAAGTTAACCTGATTGAAGTTTGCACCAACAGGAACGATCCGAATGGCGCATGGGTATATGATATCCATCCGCAGGCAAGTCCTGCTACAATCGACTGGGCACAGTTCATCGGTCCGGCTCCCGCGCATGAATTCTCGCTTGAGCGCTTTTTCCGCTGGCGTTGCTGGTGGGATTACAGCACAGGTCTCAACGGTGACCTGCTGACCCATGAGTATGATGCCATCAACCAGATCCTGGGCCTTGGAATACCGGGTTCAGTGGCCTCATCAGGTGGTATCTATTTTTTCAAAGACGGCAGGACCGTTCCGGACGTATTACAGGTTGTAATGGAATTCCCGAAGCACGATCTTTCATTCCTTTACAGTGCCACACTGGCAAGCGACCGTTCAAGGGGTAAAGTGATGATGGGCCATGACGCCAACATGGAAATCAGCGACAGGCTTGTTATTTATGCCGATCCTCAATCAACACAGTATAAAGAAAAGATTGACAGCGGCCTGATTGATCCGAAAACGCCGATTTACGCGTTCACACCGGGAAAGAAAGGTGCTGACGGATTTGCCACAGCCACTGAACAGTATTTTGCAAGCCGTGGTTTACTTTACACTTACAGAAACGGCAAACGCGTTGATACAACGCATCTCCATATTAAAGAATGGCTGAATTGCATTCGTGCCGGTATACAGCCGAGCTGCAATATCGACCAGGCATTCCAGGAGGGAATCAGCGCTCACATGTCGACAAAAGCACTTCTCGAAAACAGGAGAGTGTACTGGGATGCTGATAAACAGGAGATTGTATAA